Proteins encoded by one window of Campylobacteraceae bacterium:
- a CDS encoding sensor histidine kinase, which yields MIKIHQLFLRTFSMLFLFLLLAISVTTYYWSKSIYIEQIKYNLSQNIDTFSALLVNTHSLDLQVQNLKKATNLRITIIDKNGIVLAESDEDKKLMENHAKRYEIVRAKKLGIGSKIRFSNTLNKELLYVAKKINLHGETLYIRMADDIEQISDNFVSLALQIFSIVFLFLIGAFFVAYRISNKIKEETNNILTFLIDLSNKKNKYKIESSYTVEFHRITRYLNIMSNKLSKRDKQKAKQTAKLKLANRQKDEIISAISHEFKNPIAIISGYTETILNDRDLPHEIKEKFLHKINANANKMTSIIDTIRLSLKLDEGKQKLQVKKISINKLCEEIISDLEAKYKHREINIIEGKLDIEVDETMFNIVLSNLLENALKYSEEKINIYLSEDEIIVEDFGIGIGEKELKLITSKFYRVSHNTWNNSLGLGLFIVNSIIKIHGFSLEIQSVLSLGSRFIIKFKK from the coding sequence TCTATGTTATTTCTTTTTTTGTTATTGGCCATTTCAGTAACAACCTATTATTGGTCCAAATCAATTTATATTGAACAAATTAAATACAATTTAAGTCAAAATATTGATACTTTTTCTGCATTATTAGTAAATACTCACAGCTTAGACTTACAAGTACAGAACCTTAAAAAAGCTACAAACTTAAGAATCACAATTATTGATAAAAACGGAATTGTATTAGCCGAAAGTGATGAAGACAAAAAACTTATGGAAAATCATGCAAAACGATATGAAATAGTTAGGGCCAAAAAGTTAGGAATAGGAAGTAAAATACGTTTTTCCAATACTCTAAATAAAGAGCTTCTTTATGTTGCAAAAAAAATCAACCTTCACGGAGAAACACTTTATATACGAATGGCAGATGATATTGAACAAATCAGCGATAACTTTGTTTCTTTGGCTCTTCAAATATTCTCTATAGTATTTCTATTTTTAATTGGTGCTTTTTTTGTTGCTTACAGAATTTCAAATAAGATTAAAGAAGAAACAAATAATATTCTAACTTTTTTAATTGATTTATCCAATAAAAAAAATAAATATAAAATAGAATCATCTTATACGGTTGAGTTTCACAGAATTACTAGATATTTAAATATTATGTCTAATAAACTTTCAAAAAGAGACAAACAAAAAGCAAAACAAACCGCAAAACTAAAATTAGCAAACAGGCAAAAAGACGAAATTATTTCAGCTATCTCTCATGAATTTAAAAATCCTATTGCTATTATTTCTGGATACACAGAAACCATTTTAAATGACAGAGATTTGCCCCATGAAATAAAAGAAAAATTTTTACATAAAATTAATGCCAATGCCAATAAAATGACTTCGATTATAGATACTATTCGTTTGTCCCTTAAACTGGATGAAGGCAAACAAAAACTTCAGGTAAAAAAAATATCTATTAATAAACTTTGCGAAGAAATCATTAGTGATTTAGAAGCCAAATATAAGCACAGAGAGATCAATATCATAGAAGGTAAGCTAGATATTGAAGTAGATGAAACTATGTTTAATATTGTCTTATCTAACCTTTTAGAAAACGCACTTAAATATTCAGAAGAGAAAATCAATATTTATTTAAGTGAAGATGAAATAATTGTAGAGGACTTTGGAATTGGTATTGGGGAAAAAGAATTAAAACTAATAACCTCTAAATTTTACAGAGTTTCCCATAATACATGGAATAACTCTCTTGGTTTAGGACTTTTTATTGTTAATAGTATTATTAAAATACATGGTTTTTCTCTTGAAATTCAAAGTGTACTTAGTCTTGGATCTAGGTTTATAATTAAATTCAAGAAATAA
- the rplM gene encoding 50S ribosomal protein L13: MKFTQMAKANEIQRAWHVIDATDKVFGRIITEVATILRGKDKVNFTPHVDCGDYVVIINASKARFTGKKMEQKEYFTHSGYFGSTKTHKMSEMLVSNPEKLFRLATRGMLPKTKLGKVMIKKLKVYADAEHPHTAQIKGS, from the coding sequence ATGAAATTTACTCAAATGGCGAAAGCTAATGAAATTCAAAGAGCATGGCACGTAATTGATGCTACTGACAAAGTATTTGGTAGAATTATTACTGAAGTTGCGACTATTTTAAGAGGTAAAGATAAAGTTAACTTTACACCACACGTTGATTGTGGTGATTATGTTGTAATTATCAATGCTTCTAAAGCTAGATTTACTGGTAAAAAAATGGAGCAAAAAGAATATTTCACACACTCAGGGTATTTTGGTAGTACAAAAACTCATAAAATGTCTGAAATGTTAGTTAGCAATCCAGAAAAATTATTCAGATTAGCAACTAGAGGGATGTTACCTAAAACAAAACTTGGTAAAGTTATGATCAAGAAATTAAAAGTATATGCAGATGCAGAGCACCCTCATACTGCGCAAATTAAAGGATCTTAA
- the rpsI gene encoding 30S ribosomal protein S9, producing the protein MAKIYATGKRKSAIAKVWLEAGKGEITVNGLSLDVWLGGHEAIKKRVMQPLEVTKQETSVNLVIKTLGGGYSAQADAVRHGISKALVAYDEQFRVLVKPFGLLTRDARSVERKKYGRKKARKSVQFSKR; encoded by the coding sequence ATGGCAAAAATTTATGCAACTGGTAAAAGAAAATCTGCAATAGCTAAAGTATGGTTAGAAGCAGGAAAAGGTGAAATCACTGTAAATGGCCTGTCTTTAGACGTATGGTTAGGTGGTCACGAAGCTATCAAAAAAAGAGTTATGCAACCTTTAGAAGTAACTAAACAAGAAACTTCTGTTAATTTAGTAATCAAAACTTTAGGTGGAGGTTACTCTGCTCAAGCTGATGCTGTTAGACATGGTATTTCTAAAGCTTTAGTTGCTTATGATGAGCAATTTAGAGTTCTTGTTAAACCATTTGGTTTATTAACAAGAGATGCTAGATCAGTTGAAAGAAAAAAATACGGTAGAAAAAAAGCAAGAAAGTCTGTTCAGTTCTCAAAAAGATAA
- a CDS encoding tripartite tricarboxylate transporter substrate binding protein translates to MKQIFTKTVKSLALAGLLVTGMATSGVAADVEKIHFLIPGGAGGGWDGTARGVGEALKKSGLVNQTSFENMSGGGGGKAIAYIIETAKKQKNTLMVNSTPIVIRSLQGVFPQSFRDLTLVGSVIADYGVLVVRKDSKYQTWADVKAAFEKNPRTVKIAGGSSRGSMDHLVAAQIFKAAGGNPTSVRYVPYDAGGKAMAGLLTGEVDVLSTGLGEVLDKHMKGQLKIIGVTADTSIEGIPSFKSMGVDAYFANWRGFFAAPNLPQAKVDAMAAVLKKMYDTPEWEVVRKRNGWANLYKPTSEFKSFLESQEKVIGSLMTEMGFL, encoded by the coding sequence ATGAAACAAATTTTTACGAAAACGGTTAAAAGTTTAGCACTGGCTGGACTATTAGTTACTGGTATGGCTACTAGTGGTGTTGCAGCAGATGTTGAGAAGATTCACTTCTTAATTCCTGGTGGAGCTGGTGGTGGTTGGGATGGAACTGCTAGAGGTGTTGGTGAAGCATTAAAGAAATCAGGTTTAGTTAATCAAACTTCTTTTGAAAACATGAGTGGTGGTGGTGGTGGTAAAGCTATTGCTTATATCATTGAAACTGCAAAAAAACAAAAAAATACTTTAATGGTTAATTCAACTCCTATTGTAATTAGGTCTCTACAAGGTGTATTTCCTCAATCGTTTAGAGATTTAACCTTGGTTGGTTCTGTTATTGCTGATTATGGTGTTTTAGTTGTTAGAAAAGATTCTAAATACCAAACATGGGCAGATGTTAAAGCAGCATTTGAAAAAAACCCACGAACAGTTAAAATAGCTGGTGGATCTTCAAGAGGTTCTATGGATCATTTAGTTGCAGCACAAATATTTAAAGCAGCTGGTGGAAATCCAACATCTGTAAGATATGTACCTTATGATGCAGGTGGAAAAGCAATGGCTGGTTTATTAACTGGTGAAGTAGATGTTCTTTCAACTGGTCTTGGTGAAGTTTTAGACAAACATATGAAGGGTCAATTAAAAATTATTGGTGTTACTGCTGATACATCAATCGAAGGAATTCCATCATTTAAAAGCATGGGTGTAGATGCATATTTTGCAAACTGGAGAGGTTTCTTTGCAGCTCCTAATTTACCACAAGCTAAAGTTGATGCAATGGCTGCTGTTTTAAAGAAAATGTATGACACTCCTGAATGGGAAGTAGTTAGAAAAAGAAATGGTTGGGCAAATTTATATAAACCAACTAGTGAATTTAAAAGTTTCTTAGAAAGTCAAGAAAAAGTGATTGGTTCACTTATGACTGAAATGGGATTTTTATAA
- a CDS encoding tripartite tricarboxylate transporter TctB family protein, with amino-acid sequence MNKNTIGSIFFLAFSCFYFLNVFNIKKMPGSHFEVMSASTFPYYIGISGIIISLLILIFSFTDKDGEYITAAYLKTLDFKTTSYFVAAMLFYGFTIRSLGFIISTIIFLIIGFVLLKEKNIKRILLISVGVSVGFYLLLNNVLGVYIDPGLIVEYFRGEES; translated from the coding sequence ATGAACAAAAATACCATAGGATCGATATTCTTTTTAGCATTTTCATGTTTTTATTTTTTAAACGTATTTAACATAAAAAAAATGCCAGGAAGCCATTTTGAAGTAATGAGTGCTTCCACTTTTCCATATTATATTGGAATATCTGGAATTATAATCTCATTATTGATACTTATATTCTCTTTTACAGATAAAGACGGTGAATATATAACAGCAGCATATTTAAAAACGTTGGATTTTAAAACAACAAGCTATTTTGTTGCAGCAATGTTATTTTACGGATTTACAATTAGAAGTTTAGGTTTTATTATATCAACTATTATATTCTTAATAATTGGTTTTGTACTTTTAAAAGAGAAAAATATAAAAAGAATACTATTAATATCCGTTGGAGTTTCCGTAGGATTTTATTTACTGCTTAATAATGTATTAGGCGTATATATAGATCCAGGATTAATTGTTGAATACTTTAGAGGAGAAGAATCATGA
- a CDS encoding tripartite tricarboxylate transporter permease: MMEGILQGVSTALSSYNIMMVVIGCLAGTFIGMLPGLGPISAIALMIPITYGMEPSSGLILIAGVYYGAIFGGSTSSILINAPGVAGTVASSFDGYPLAKSGHAGKALAIAAYSSFTGGTIAAVFLLIAAPALAKVSLSFQSSDYFALMVLGLTAVAAFAGKGKFLKAAIMTIFGLMLATVGTDSDSGLPRFTFGRLDLIDGISFLLLAMAAFALSEAMMNILDNKEQTQKEIDDLNASIGSLKITRAEVREMAPTVARSSVLGFFVGVLPGAGATIASFLAYGMERSFASAKEKLKFGKGSLRGLAAPEAANNAACSGSFVPLLTLGIPGSGTTAIILGALISYGIQPGPTMYVDNPELFWSVIISMYIGNVVLLVLNLPLIPYIARLLTLPKKLLLPLIIFFSLIGVYLVTFNTFDIYMMTMFAVVALFIRIIDFPMAPMILGFILGGMMEDNLRRALTIHDGSLAFLWERPITFTILIITIILLLMPLLGEVYGKLKKGKA; the protein is encoded by the coding sequence ATGATGGAAGGAATTTTACAAGGAGTTTCTACAGCTCTTTCTAGTTACAACATAATGATGGTAGTTATTGGTTGTTTAGCAGGTACATTCATTGGAATGTTGCCAGGACTTGGGCCTATTTCTGCGATTGCACTAATGATACCAATTACTTATGGAATGGAACCATCATCTGGTTTAATTTTAATAGCAGGTGTTTATTATGGTGCTATTTTTGGAGGGTCTACTTCTTCGATTTTAATCAATGCCCCAGGGGTCGCAGGTACGGTCGCCTCCTCTTTTGATGGTTATCCTTTGGCTAAGTCTGGTCATGCAGGAAAAGCACTTGCCATTGCCGCATACTCATCTTTTACAGGTGGAACAATAGCAGCAGTATTTTTATTAATTGCAGCACCTGCATTAGCAAAAGTATCTTTGTCTTTTCAATCTTCAGATTATTTTGCACTTATGGTTCTTGGACTTACTGCAGTGGCAGCATTTGCAGGAAAAGGAAAATTCCTAAAAGCTGCAATTATGACTATTTTTGGTCTTATGCTTGCAACTGTAGGAACAGATTCAGATTCTGGATTACCAAGATTTACTTTTGGGCGCTTAGATTTAATTGATGGAATTTCATTTTTACTTCTTGCAATGGCGGCCTTTGCATTAAGTGAAGCAATGATGAATATTTTGGACAATAAAGAACAAACACAAAAAGAAATTGATGATTTAAATGCTTCTATTGGTTCTTTAAAAATCACAAGAGCAGAAGTAAGAGAAATGGCGCCAACGGTAGCTAGATCTTCAGTACTTGGTTTCTTTGTAGGTGTTCTTCCAGGAGCAGGAGCAACTATTGCATCCTTTTTAGCTTATGGAATGGAGCGTTCTTTTGCAAGTGCAAAAGAAAAACTTAAATTTGGAAAAGGGAGTCTTAGAGGACTTGCAGCTCCTGAAGCTGCAAATAATGCCGCTTGTTCTGGTTCTTTTGTTCCTTTATTAACACTTGGAATTCCAGGATCAGGTACAACTGCTATTATTTTAGGTGCTTTAATTTCTTATGGAATTCAACCAGGACCTACTATGTATGTAGATAATCCAGAATTATTCTGGTCTGTTATTATTTCTATGTATATTGGAAATGTTGTATTACTGGTTCTTAATTTACCATTAATTCCCTATATTGCAAGATTATTAACCTTGCCAAAAAAATTATTATTGCCACTAATTATCTTCTTTTCTTTAATTGGAGTATATTTAGTAACTTTTAATACTTTTGATATTTACATGATGACAATGTTTGCAGTAGTTGCTTTATTCATTAGAATTATTGATTTTCCAATGGCTCCTATGATTTTAGGATTTATTTTAGGTGGAATGATGGAAGATAACTTAAGACGAGCATTAACTATTCATGATGGTTCTTTGGCTTTTCTTTGGGAAAGACCAATTACATTTACGATTTTAATTATTACCATTATATTACTATTAATGCCACTCTTAGGTGAAGTTTATGGTAAACTTAAAAAAGGTAAAGCTTAA
- a CDS encoding response regulator, whose product MDKFKKYTILYVEDDEGVRTINARFLNRMFNELFLASDGEEGYALYKKYHPDIILTDINMPKMDGITLSKKIREKDQNTKIIVSTAFSDKSYLMAAIELNLEKYIIKPLTNRNLLPALTKAVNALELELDFKITLDENFYFDNNTSLFYNHNKALDLNKKELLFLKLLVLNKNRIVSYEEIEQKVWENEYMSLNSLRTTIGFLRKKIPFNCIKNISNMGYKLNLEKKL is encoded by the coding sequence ATGGACAAATTTAAAAAATACACTATTTTATACGTTGAAGATGATGAAGGCGTAAGAACTATTAATGCCCGTTTTTTAAATCGTATGTTTAATGAACTTTTTCTTGCAAGTGATGGGGAAGAAGGTTATGCTCTTTATAAAAAATACCACCCAGATATTATTCTTACCGATATTAATATGCCAAAAATGGATGGCATCACTTTAAGTAAAAAAATACGAGAAAAAGACCAGAATACAAAAATCATTGTATCTACTGCATTTTCAGATAAATCTTATCTAATGGCTGCCATTGAACTCAATTTAGAAAAATATATTATCAAACCTTTAACCAATAGAAATTTACTCCCTGCTTTAACAAAAGCAGTGAATGCTTTAGAACTTGAACTTGATTTTAAAATCACGTTAGATGAAAATTTTTATTTTGATAACAATACTTCATTATTTTATAATCATAATAAAGCCTTAGATTTAAATAAAAAAGAATTACTATTTTTAAAACTCTTGGTTTTAAATAAAAATAGAATAGTCTCCTATGAAGAGATCGAACAAAAAGTTTGGGAAAATGAATACATGAGTTTAAACTCTTTGCGTACAACTATTGGGTTTTTAAGAAAGAAAATACCCTTTAACTGTATCAAAAACATTTCAAATATGGGATATAAATTAAATCTTGAGAAAAAACTATAA